One Catalinimonas alkaloidigena genomic window carries:
- a CDS encoding ThuA domain-containing protein, translating to MLKRYWISAIVILLTACSQPDQKQDSPAKRKALLIDGQNNHYVWPKTTMMMRDYLEQTGLFEVDIYRMDSVWLGIKYNQSRPEPYTYFIETYPLDSGSYHVSHDPIKTSQFSVDFNQYDLIVSNLGAEAAPWPAATQRSFEKYMQDGGGLVIVHAANNAWGDWPAYNNMIGLGAWGGRDSTTGPYAYYTEAGELTVDPSAGPCGSHGAEYDFLLTTRAPEHPIMAGLPTAWLHTKDELYERMRGPFQNATILATAFSDVEKNAPPWNPSVKGMGQHVPLLMAINYGQGRVFHTALGHFDYSMECVGFITTLQRGAEWAATGMVTQEVPEDFPSEKQTTSRKWSN from the coding sequence AACGCTACTGGATTAGTGCAATCGTAATTTTGTTGACTGCCTGTAGTCAGCCCGATCAGAAACAAGATTCGCCTGCCAAACGAAAGGCCTTACTTATTGACGGCCAGAACAACCACTACGTCTGGCCCAAAACCACGATGATGATGCGGGATTATCTGGAACAAACAGGGCTTTTTGAGGTAGACATCTACCGGATGGATTCTGTATGGCTGGGCATCAAATACAATCAATCCCGTCCCGAGCCCTATACCTATTTTATAGAAACTTATCCCTTGGATTCAGGATCTTATCACGTATCGCACGATCCCATTAAAACCTCGCAATTCTCTGTGGACTTCAATCAGTACGACCTGATTGTTTCCAATCTCGGGGCCGAGGCTGCACCCTGGCCCGCAGCAACCCAAAGAAGCTTTGAAAAATATATGCAGGACGGCGGGGGACTGGTTATCGTACACGCGGCCAACAATGCGTGGGGCGATTGGCCAGCCTACAACAACATGATTGGCCTGGGGGCCTGGGGAGGGCGTGATAGCACGACGGGGCCTTACGCCTATTATACGGAGGCGGGCGAGCTTACAGTAGATCCTTCGGCCGGTCCCTGTGGATCGCATGGCGCGGAGTACGATTTTCTTCTGACGACCCGTGCTCCAGAGCATCCCATTATGGCGGGATTGCCTACCGCATGGCTTCACACCAAAGATGAATTGTACGAGCGCATGAGAGGTCCCTTCCAGAACGCCACGATCTTAGCGACCGCCTTTTCGGATGTAGAAAAAAATGCGCCGCCCTGGAACCCTTCTGTAAAAGGAATGGGGCAACATGTTCCTTTATTGATGGCGATCAATTACGGACAAGGGCGTGTGTTTCATACGGCACTGGGACACTTTGATTACTCCATGGAATGTGTAGGATTTATCACAACGCTGCAAAGAGGAGCGGAATGGGCGGCCACCGGCATGGTCACCCAAGAGGTTCCAGAAGATTTTCCTTCCGAGAAGCAAACGACCTCCAGAAAATGGAGCAACTGA